One part of the candidate division WOR-3 bacterium genome encodes these proteins:
- a CDS encoding polysaccharide deacetylase family protein codes for MKQKWSTLSVFYGRLRDRSPKNVKCLLSRAVFSLTDKPSVTSPDGPAESLFADGFKGGLVISADFELAWGWRYAKTRQDPLKMALQARGNMPRLMEIFEEYRIPVTWATVGHLMLSSCNRRTHSWMRRIPYFENKRWLYDRGDWFEHDPCTIWERARAWYAPDIIESILRSRAGHEIGCHTFSHIDMSNENCPQEVAEDEILACVNAAKEWGFALKSFVFAGGTYGNYEVLKKYGFTNYRRKLTHDLSYPRLDEQGLVILPSSVELNDDGCSWSREYYIRRLIKYLDRAASTRTICHFWFHPSMVPWFVYDVLPPVMHHAAGLRDKGLLWTRTMGAAAEMVVKRCGKVD; via the coding sequence GTGAAGCAGAAGTGGAGCACGCTCTCGGTCTTCTACGGGAGACTGCGCGACCGCAGTCCGAAAAATGTCAAATGCCTGCTGTCGAGAGCTGTCTTTTCCCTGACCGACAAGCCATCGGTGACGTCGCCGGATGGTCCGGCCGAATCGCTTTTTGCCGATGGTTTCAAAGGAGGACTTGTTATTTCAGCTGATTTTGAATTGGCCTGGGGATGGCGCTATGCGAAGACCCGGCAAGATCCCCTAAAGATGGCACTGCAGGCCAGGGGAAACATGCCCAGACTCATGGAAATCTTCGAGGAGTATCGCATCCCCGTAACCTGGGCGACGGTAGGTCATTTGATGTTGAGTTCCTGTAACCGCCGTACCCATTCGTGGATGAGGAGAATACCTTATTTCGAAAACAAGAGATGGCTGTACGATCGGGGGGATTGGTTTGAGCATGATCCATGTACTATCTGGGAAAGGGCCCGGGCCTGGTACGCGCCGGATATTATCGAATCAATACTCCGTTCTCGAGCGGGGCATGAAATAGGATGCCACACATTCTCGCACATAGACATGAGCAATGAGAACTGTCCCCAGGAGGTCGCCGAAGATGAGATCCTGGCTTGCGTGAATGCCGCGAAAGAATGGGGCTTTGCACTGAAGTCATTCGTGTTCGCAGGGGGAACCTACGGGAACTACGAAGTACTCAAGAAATACGGGTTCACGAATTATCGCCGGAAGTTGACACATGACCTGTCGTATCCACGCCTGGATGAACAAGGGCTGGTGATACTACCAAGCAGTGTGGAATTGAATGATGATGGCTGCAGTTGGTCGCGCGAGTATTACATACGGCGCCTGATCAAGTATCTCGATAGAGCCGCCAGCACACGAACGATATGCCATTTTTGGTTCCATCCTTCGATGGTCCCGTGGTTCGTGTATGATGTGCTGCCTCCTGTCATGCATCACGCGGCTGGCTTGCGTGATAAGGGTTTGCTGTGGACCCGAACGATGGGTGCAGCTGCGGAAATGGTGGTCAAACGGTGCGGAAAGGTTGATTGA